A genomic region of Microlunatus sagamiharensis contains the following coding sequences:
- a CDS encoding type II secretion system F family protein, which yields MTALVAVLAGLLGSAGVVALVAGLRRRPVVEAVRRPSSLAARWARVTRRPPGPAGRRRDLLVLGSVLGGFALAALSGWVAAVIVVPGLVLGLPYLLRAPRPRDVALLEAMDRWVRTLASTLATGRSVTDAIRVSRRTAPAAIAEEVEVLVLRLNSRWETRRALQRFADALDSPDTDAVVAALMLAAGRGAAGASTTLHALAESIQAQLRARRVIEVERSKPYVVVRQVTVITLVTLGGLFLLRPEFFAGYRTPVGQVVLAVLVTVYLGSLLLMRRKARQPDRPRILVGSGS from the coding sequence GTGACCGCGCTCGTGGCGGTGCTCGCCGGGCTGCTCGGCTCGGCCGGTGTGGTGGCGCTCGTCGCCGGCCTGCGGCGCCGGCCGGTCGTCGAGGCCGTGCGGCGGCCCTCCTCGCTGGCGGCACGGTGGGCGCGCGTGACGCGCCGACCGCCCGGACCGGCCGGACGGCGGCGCGACCTCCTCGTGCTGGGGAGCGTGCTGGGCGGCTTCGCCCTCGCGGCGTTGAGCGGGTGGGTCGCGGCGGTGATCGTCGTGCCGGGGCTGGTGCTCGGGCTGCCCTACCTGCTCCGGGCACCGCGGCCCCGTGACGTCGCCCTGCTCGAGGCGATGGACCGCTGGGTGCGGACGCTGGCCTCGACCCTCGCGACGGGCCGCTCGGTCACCGACGCCATCCGCGTCTCCCGGCGGACGGCTCCGGCGGCGATCGCCGAGGAGGTCGAGGTCCTCGTGCTCCGGCTCAACAGCCGCTGGGAGACCCGTCGCGCGCTCCAGCGGTTCGCCGACGCGCTCGACTCCCCGGACACCGACGCAGTGGTGGCGGCGCTGATGCTGGCGGCCGGACGCGGAGCCGCCGGCGCGTCGACCACGCTGCACGCGCTCGCCGAGTCCATCCAGGCGCAGCTGCGGGCGCGACGGGTGATCGAGGTCGAGCGCTCCAAGCCGTACGTCGTGGTGCGCCAGGTCACCGTCATCACCCTGGTGACGCTGGGCGGGCTGTTCCTGCTGCGGCCCGAGTTCTTCGCCGGCTACCGCACGCCGGTCGGCCAGGTGGTGCTCGCAGTCCTCGTCACCGTCTACCTCGGCTCGCTGCTGCTGATGCGTCGCAAGGCCCGCCAGCCCGACCGGCCGCGGATCCTCGTCGGGAGCGGCTCGTGA
- a CDS encoding LysM peptidoglycan-binding domain-containing protein, with protein sequence MSERLVRRCRGLASLALLAGLVVGVPAALVGLGGDPLPRSVDARVLWDLLLQPDDGTVLVRLLALVGWLAWAVFTLSLVVELVNLVRHRRHDVVLPGLGGVQQWAAGLMLAVVAIGGAAQLSSGPAASEATVARAAPEPGRTPAATSSPSGPEAAPTPAVDAAATSSAAPVPLAAPSGRRERVHVVEAGDDLWSLAERYYGRGQEWRRIATANPGLLTGGPDRLTVGWRLVVPEVAQTGEGGGSTAAAGVRVRVGDTLSSIAGRVLGDPGRWQELYRANRDQLGDPDELPVGVVLRVPGDAEGARASDDEVQAAAGEDVPAEDAQAEDTRSQDEPVDEEPAEDELRAVPAPAPPAETAGRAAPTAPAAGPTGAAPAPTAAQGSESESQATPGDRTGADDPDDDEDGVLLPGLATVGGLLAASLVGGLAARRRWQLQQRPVGRRVAQPPPETRPVEVALARRARPIGLRTLDRASRAVAAAAVEAGVEVPALRSATLSPEWLVLELSGRTPPAPRCFVDTGGTWCLAADAVDGLRAVRGLGDVPRPWPLLVTLGTDDEGAERLVDLESLGLLAVTGDRARATAVLAAAALELACSPWTDELQLTLVGDSTLAPALAQHNVRAEPELDAVLERLERTAASRARHADGRAARDLRLDRDRAEAWTPEVVVVDVDVAAEQVERLVRVATARPGSGLTVVLRGEAEGAGATLALGEDGRATLLPDAVRLVPQALGSEGLGPVVALVGVTGREDTDPAPWWSSDEPPDEPLEAPPDNVTYLGRRRRTDDGDEQERRAAVQARMTEAVDGTLHDPLLQLLGPVELLGAAGTPPTRAARQCLEYCAWLLEHPGTTAQSMASGLLVAEGTRRSNMSRLRTWLGNGPDGEPYLPDAYSGRIFLDPVVSSDWHQLRLLLTDGVDQAPTSVLELGLRLVRGAPLADAAPVQWHWAESLRTDMISCVRDLGVELTRRALEERDLDLARWAAARALLAAPGDELLLTGRIRTEHLAGNAAETERLSLQLAQQARMLGVDLHPATVDLIQEVMEGRLRARLA encoded by the coding sequence GTGAGCGAGCGCTTGGTGCGCCGGTGCCGGGGCCTGGCGTCGCTCGCCCTCCTGGCGGGCCTAGTCGTCGGGGTGCCCGCCGCCCTGGTCGGGCTGGGCGGCGACCCGCTGCCGCGGTCGGTCGACGCACGCGTGCTCTGGGACCTGCTCCTGCAGCCCGACGACGGCACCGTGCTCGTGCGCCTCCTGGCCCTGGTCGGCTGGCTCGCCTGGGCGGTCTTCACGCTGAGCCTGGTCGTCGAGCTCGTCAACCTCGTCCGCCACCGTCGCCACGACGTCGTCCTGCCCGGGCTGGGCGGGGTCCAGCAGTGGGCGGCCGGGCTGATGCTGGCGGTGGTGGCGATCGGCGGAGCCGCGCAGCTGTCGTCCGGCCCGGCGGCGTCGGAGGCCACCGTCGCACGGGCTGCGCCGGAGCCCGGGCGGACGCCGGCCGCCACCTCCTCGCCCTCGGGGCCCGAGGCCGCCCCGACGCCTGCGGTGGACGCCGCCGCGACGTCGTCAGCTGCGCCGGTACCGCTGGCGGCGCCCTCGGGGCGGCGGGAGCGGGTGCACGTGGTCGAGGCCGGCGACGACCTCTGGTCCTTGGCCGAGCGCTACTACGGCCGCGGGCAGGAGTGGCGCCGCATCGCCACGGCCAACCCCGGGCTCCTCACCGGCGGCCCGGACCGCCTCACGGTGGGCTGGCGTCTCGTGGTCCCCGAGGTCGCTCAGACGGGCGAGGGCGGCGGCTCGACCGCCGCAGCCGGGGTGCGCGTCCGGGTCGGGGACACGCTCAGCTCCATCGCCGGCCGCGTCCTCGGCGACCCCGGGCGGTGGCAGGAGCTCTACCGGGCCAACCGCGACCAGCTGGGCGACCCGGACGAGCTCCCCGTCGGTGTGGTCCTGCGCGTCCCGGGGGACGCGGAGGGAGCGCGGGCGTCGGACGACGAGGTCCAGGCCGCCGCCGGCGAGGACGTACCGGCCGAGGACGCGCAGGCTGAGGACACGCGGTCCCAGGACGAGCCGGTCGACGAGGAGCCGGCCGAGGACGAGCTGCGCGCCGTACCAGCACCCGCACCGCCCGCCGAGACAGCGGGACGGGCGGCGCCGACGGCACCCGCCGCTGGCCCGACCGGCGCCGCACCCGCTCCGACCGCTGCGCAGGGGTCCGAGTCCGAGTCCCAGGCCACCCCGGGAGACCGGACGGGCGCCGACGACCCCGACGACGACGAGGACGGTGTCCTGCTCCCCGGGCTGGCGACCGTCGGTGGGCTGCTGGCCGCGTCCCTGGTCGGCGGGCTCGCCGCACGGCGGCGTTGGCAGCTGCAGCAGCGGCCCGTCGGACGGCGGGTGGCGCAGCCTCCGCCGGAGACGAGGCCGGTCGAGGTCGCCCTGGCGCGGCGGGCCCGTCCGATCGGCCTGCGCACGCTGGACCGGGCGAGCCGGGCGGTCGCCGCTGCCGCCGTGGAGGCCGGCGTCGAGGTCCCCGCGCTGCGGTCGGCCACGCTCTCACCCGAGTGGCTCGTCCTCGAGCTGTCCGGGCGGACGCCGCCCGCGCCGCGCTGCTTCGTCGACACCGGCGGGACCTGGTGCCTCGCGGCCGACGCCGTCGATGGTCTTCGGGCCGTCCGCGGTCTCGGCGACGTCCCCCGGCCGTGGCCGCTGCTCGTGACCCTCGGCACCGACGACGAGGGGGCCGAGCGACTCGTCGACCTCGAGTCGCTGGGGCTCCTGGCCGTCACCGGGGACCGCGCCAGGGCGACCGCCGTGCTGGCCGCGGCCGCCCTCGAGCTGGCCTGCTCGCCGTGGACCGACGAGCTGCAGCTCACCCTGGTCGGGGACAGCACGCTCGCTCCCGCCCTGGCCCAGCACAACGTGCGGGCCGAGCCCGAGCTCGACGCGGTCCTGGAGCGGCTCGAGCGCACCGCCGCGTCGCGTGCACGGCATGCCGACGGTCGAGCGGCTCGCGACCTGCGCCTGGACCGTGACCGGGCCGAGGCCTGGACCCCCGAGGTCGTCGTGGTCGACGTCGACGTCGCGGCCGAGCAGGTCGAGCGCCTCGTCCGGGTCGCGACCGCCCGGCCCGGCTCCGGCCTGACCGTGGTGCTCAGGGGCGAGGCGGAGGGCGCCGGGGCGACGCTCGCGCTGGGCGAGGACGGCCGCGCCACCCTGCTGCCCGACGCGGTGCGGCTGGTTCCGCAGGCCCTCGGGAGCGAGGGCCTCGGGCCCGTCGTCGCGCTGGTCGGCGTCACAGGACGTGAGGACACCGACCCGGCGCCGTGGTGGTCGTCGGACGAGCCGCCCGACGAGCCGCTGGAGGCGCCGCCCGACAACGTGACCTACCTGGGCAGGCGACGCAGGACCGACGACGGGGACGAGCAGGAGAGGAGGGCAGCGGTGCAGGCACGGATGACCGAGGCGGTCGACGGCACGCTGCATGACCCGCTGCTGCAGCTCCTCGGCCCCGTCGAGCTGCTGGGTGCGGCCGGCACCCCGCCGACCCGCGCCGCACGCCAGTGCCTGGAGTACTGCGCCTGGCTGCTCGAGCACCCCGGGACCACCGCGCAGTCCATGGCTTCGGGGTTGCTCGTCGCCGAGGGCACCCGTCGCTCCAACATGAGCCGCCTGCGTACCTGGCTCGGCAACGGGCCCGACGGCGAGCCGTACCTGCCCGACGCCTACAGCGGCCGGATCTTCCTCGACCCCGTCGTCAGCTCCGACTGGCACCAGCTCCGGCTCCTGCTCACCGACGGCGTCGACCAGGCACCGACCTCGGTGCTCGAGCTCGGTCTGCGCCTCGTGCGCGGAGCGCCGCTCGCCGACGCCGCGCCGGTCCAGTGGCACTGGGCCGAGTCGCTACGCACCGACATGATCTCGTGCGTCCGAGACCTGGGGGTCGAGCTCACGCGGCGCGCGCTGGAGGAGCGGGACCTCGACCTGGCCCGCTGGGCGGCAGCCCGTGCCTTGCTGGCCGCACCCGGCGACGAGCTGCTCCTCACGGGGCGGATCCGTACGGAGCACCTCGCGGGCAACGCCGCGGAAACCGAGCGGCTTTCCCTCCAGCTCGCTCAGCAGGCGCGGATGCTCGGCGTCGACCTCCACCCGGCGACCGTCGACCTCATCCAGGAGGTGATGGAGGGACGGCTGAGGGCGCGGCTCGCCTGA